The Psychrobacter sp. P11G3 genomic interval TTAATACTACCATCGCCTCTCACCTCGGCATAGTCACGCACGCGGCGTAATAGGCGGTTAGCAATCCTTGGTGTACCACGTGCACGGCGGGCAATCTCTACAGCGCCATCTTCACTCATTGGTACACGCATTAGACGTGCTGCGCGACTGACAATCGTCGTTAGATCAGCGATATTGTAAAACTCAAGGCGCTGTACAATCCCAAAACGGTCACGTAGTGGTGACGTCAGTAACCCTGCTCTAGTCGTTGCTGCTACCAAGGTAAACGGTGGCAAATCAAGCTTGATAGAACGCGCAGCAGGCCCTTCACCAATCATAATATCTAATTGGAAATCTTCCATCGCTGGATAAAGTATCTCTTCAATAACCGAGCTTAGACGGTGAATTTCATCAATAAACAACACATCACCCGCTTCTAGGTTGGTCAACATGGCCGCCAAATCTCCTGGGCGCTCAAGCACAGGCCCTGAAGTAGAGCGCAGATTACCACCCATTTCACGAGCGATAATGTTGGCGAGGGTCGTCTTGCCTAGACCCGGTGGTCCAAATATAAGTGTGTGATCTAGCGCTTCGTCACGGCCACGAGCAGCACCGATGAACACTTCCATCTGCTCACGTACCACCGGCTGACCAATATACTCAGCCAATAATGCTGGTCGGATATTGGCATCAGGAGCATCACTTGCACCTTCTAGCGGATTAATTAAACGATCTTGCGTCATAGAATTTATCATTATATTAAAAAATTAGTTAACAAATAGCATAACCAAACGCTGCGCATAAGTCATGCAAAACCTCATTAAGCGAGCACTAAAACGAAAATAAGCGACATTTAATGTCGCTTATTAATTTAATAAATTATGTGGTTATCATCGATAGATGGCTAGTTAATATGAATTAAAAGCCAGATAGCTGCTGCAAAGTAGCTTTTAATAAGCCTTGAGTATCAGCAAAAGTATCTCCTTTACTCTTAGCAGCTTTGATCGCTAGCTGAGCTTCTTTTTCTTTGTAACCCAAGCTAATCAACGCGCCTTCCACTTCAGCGATGATACTGCCTTCGTGAGAAATCGTAGTTTCCTGAGGCGTCAACTCAAACGCACCATTATCAGCGTCGATATTTTTTAGCTTATCTTTTAGCTCAATCAATAAGCGTTGCGCCGTCTTTTTACCGATGCCTGGGATGCGAGTCAATGCCGTTTCCGACTCTTGCTCGACGTGCATCTTTAGCTCAGCTGCTGACATTGCAGACAACATGGCCAAGGCCATTTTTGCCCCAACACCGTTAATTTTAATTAACTGGCGAAAGACATCACGTTCTTTTCGATCAATAAAGCCATAGAGCAACTGTGCATCTTCGCGAACATGGAAATGTGTCCAAATGCTGGCTTGTTCATTAAGCTGTAACTGGCAAAACGAAGGCAATGGCAGTTCGATATCATAACCCACACCAGAGGTTGTCATGATACAAGCCATCGGTGCCATCAAGTACTGCACCTGTCCGGTAATCAATCCAATCATTATTTACGACCTCTTATGTAGGATATTATAAAATCAGCTGCTATTTTATGATTAACAACTACGTTCTACAACAAAGTCTTATTGGTAAAAATTCACCATACCTTCAAGACTGGTTGGACGAATTTTGTGTGCTTGACCTGCAGAACCAAACGCTTCAAAACGATTGGTACAGATATCTGACATGGCTACCATAGACGCTTTGAAGTATTTACGCGGATCGAACTCACTTGGATTTTTTGCAAGGAATTCACGGATAGCACCAGTTGATGCCAGACGTAAATCCGTATCGATGTTTACTTTGCGTACGCCATGTTTAATCGCTTCAACGATTTGCTCAACTGGCACACCATAAGTTTCGCCGATATCACCACCATTTTCATTAATAACTTTTAGCCATTCTTGTGGCACTGATGAAGAACCATGCATGACCAAGTGCGTATTAGGAATACGGGCATGAATCTCTTTTACGCGCTCAATAGACAAAATGTCGCCTGTCGGTGGACGTGTGAACTTGTAAGCACCATGACTAGTACCGATAGCAATTGCTAACGCATCGACATTGGTATCTTTTACAAACTGTTCAGCTTCATCAGCACTGGTCAAGAGCT includes:
- the ruvB gene encoding Holliday junction branch migration DNA helicase RuvB; the encoded protein is MTQDRLINPLEGASDAPDANIRPALLAEYIGQPVVREQMEVFIGAARGRDEALDHTLIFGPPGLGKTTLANIIAREMGGNLRSTSGPVLERPGDLAAMLTNLEAGDVLFIDEIHRLSSVIEEILYPAMEDFQLDIMIGEGPAARSIKLDLPPFTLVAATTRAGLLTSPLRDRFGIVQRLEFYNIADLTTIVSRAARLMRVPMSEDGAVEIARRARGTPRIANRLLRRVRDYAEVRGDGSINGAIAGSALDMLAVDRRGLDHLDRRYIEILHERFDGGPAGVEAVAAAMAEDRGTLEDVIEPYLIQQGYVLRTARGRVLTQMAIDQML
- the ruvA gene encoding Holliday junction branch migration protein RuvA: MIGLITGQVQYLMAPMACIMTTSGVGYDIELPLPSFCQLQLNEQASIWTHFHVREDAQLLYGFIDRKERDVFRQLIKINGVGAKMALAMLSAMSAAELKMHVEQESETALTRIPGIGKKTAQRLLIELKDKLKNIDADNGAFELTPQETTISHEGSIIAEVEGALISLGYKEKEAQLAIKAAKSKGDTFADTQGLLKATLQQLSGF
- the fba gene encoding class II fructose-bisphosphate aldolase (catalyzes the reversible aldol condensation of dihydroxyacetonephosphate and glyceraldehyde 3-phosphate in the Calvin cycle, glycolysis, and/or gluconeogenesis), translated to MALISLRQLLDHAAEHSYGVPAFNVNNLEQMRAIMMAADACDSPVIVQASAGARNYAGSAFLRHLIIAAIEEWPHIPVVMHQDHGMSPAICQRSIQLGFSSVMMDGSLGEDGKTPMDYDYNASVTREVVKMAHACGVSVEGEIGCLGSLETGMAGEEDGSGAEGVLDHEQLLTSADEAEQFVKDTNVDALAIAIGTSHGAYKFTRPPTGDILSIERVKEIHARIPNTHLVMHGSSSVPQEWLKVINENGGDIGETYGVPVEQIVEAIKHGVRKVNIDTDLRLASTGAIREFLAKNPSEFDPRKYFKASMVAMSDICTNRFEAFGSAGQAHKIRPTSLEGMVNFYQ